The Alphaproteobacteria bacterium sequence GTCGTCCGCCGGGCCAGCGCCGAGGCGATCAGGTTCGGCGACGGCATCAGGCCGTAGCCGTTCGAATGGTGCTCGTTCACGCAGATCGCGTCGAAGCCCATGTCGGCGGCGTATTCCAACTCATCCATGAAGTCGTTGTACATGTGATGGGCGCGTTCGGGCTGGAACAGCGAGGAATGAATGTCGACCCAGACGGAGGGATGGTTGTCGCGGAAATCGTCCGGCAACTCCGTATAGGGCATCAGGTGGAACCACATCAGCTTCATCGGGCAGGCTCCTCTGGGCGAAGCGGCGGCGGCGGGCCGCGGCTGGGCACGCCGGTCGCCAGCATTGTACGGGGATTGGTCTTTGGTGCAATGCCCGGCGACCGGCGCGCGCCGGCCAATCCCTCAGAAGCCGCCCACCTGGGCATAGAGAAAGCGCCGCTTGGCGCCTTCCAGCACCAGGGCCGTCAGCCGGTTGGACATGAAGGCGCCGGTGTCCACGCCGATGCGGTTCTTGTACTCTTCCGGTGTGTGGGTGGGGGTGTGGCCGTGCACCACCACCTTGCCGAAATCGGCATCGGAATAGAGGAATTCCTCGCGGATCCAGAGCAGGTCCGCGGGCTCCTGTTCGGCCAGCGGCACATCGGGGCGCACGCCGGCATGGGCAAAGAAATAGTCGCCTTCCTCGTGGCAGTAGGCGAGCCCCTGCAGGAAGGTCCGGTGATGGGCTGGCAGCACGCGGTCGAGCGCATCGCGCAGGCCCTGCAATTCCTGGCGCCGGGACTCCTTCGCGACGTCGCCGACGCCATAGCTGGCCAGCGTCGCGCGGCCGCCATTCATTAGCCAGGCATGGCCCTGGCCGGGATCGTCGAGAAAATCCAGCAGCCAGCGGTCGTGATTGCCCGCCAGATGCACGCTCTCGCACCCGGGGAGGGGCCGGGTGGAGAGATGCTCGATCACGCCGCGGGAATCGGGGCCGCGGTCGATATAGTCGCCCAGATAGACAACCACCCGACGGGAGGCCTTGCGCCGGGCCATGTCATCGGCGATTTCCCGCTCCAGCTTTTGCAGCAGGTCGAGGCAGCCGTGCACGTCGCCGATGGCATAGACCACGGCATCGTCCGGCACCCGCGGTGCGTCCGGCTGCTCCTTGCGCCGGAACAGAGCGAACACCATCGCCCGGCTCCCCGTGCCGGCGGCGCTATTCGCGCGGCGCGTGCTTGGCCAGGATGCGTTGCAGCGTGCGGCGGTGCATGCGCAGCCGGCGCGCCGTTTCCGACACGTTGCGCTCGCACTGTTCGTACACCCGCTGGATGTGCTCCCAGCGCACGCGGTCGGCCGACATCGGGTTTTCCGGCGGCGGCGGCGGCCCTTCGCCGGTTTGCAGCAGCGCCGCCTCGATGGCGTCGGCGTCGGCGGGCTTCGGCATGTAGTCGATGGCGCCGGCCTTCACCGCCGCGACGGCGGTCGCAATATTGCCATAACCGGTCAGGATGATGGCGCGGATGTCCGGGCGGTGTTCGCGCAGCGTCGCGACCACGTCCAGACCGCTGCCGTCGCCCAGGCGCAGGTCGACCACGGCGTAGGCGGGCTTGCTGCGGGCGGCCGCAACGCCGGCCGCAGCGCTTTCGGCAATCTGAACCTCGAAACCGCGCCGCTCCATCGCGCGGGCCAGCCGCCGCAGGAACGGCGGATCGTCGTCGACGATCAGCAGCGAGCGCTCCTTCAGTTCGGCAACGGCCGGAGACATGTCGTTCATATCTGGTCCTCCTGTTCTAGGCGGTGGCGCGGCCAGGTCACCACCACCTCCGCGCCACCGTCGACGCGATTGTCAAATTCGACCCGTGCACCCGTTCGTTCCAACAAGGTCTGTGCGATGAACACGCCCAGGCCCATATGGCCGTCCGCGTCGCGCCGGGTCGAGACATAAGGCTCTCCCAGGCGGCTCAGAACACTGGGTGCAAAGCCGGGTCCGTCGTCCTGCACCGTAATGCGACAGGTCTCAGAATCCCAGTAAATCGTTACCAACACTTCCGATTCTGCGAATTGGCGTGCGTTGGAAATAAAGTTTCCGATGCCATGCACAATTTCCGGACGCCGCATCACCCGTGGCTCCGCAGCGGGTGATTCGGTGTCTGCCTCGCGAACGATTCGCACCGACGCCCCGGCCATGCCCCGGCTCTCCGACACGGCTTCGACCAGCAGGCTGATCGGCCCCTTGTAAAACGCCTCGCCGGTATCGCCGCGGGGCCG is a genomic window containing:
- a CDS encoding serine/threonine protein phosphatase — protein: MVFALFRRKEQPDAPRVPDDAVVYAIGDVHGCLDLLQKLEREIADDMARRKASRRVVVYLGDYIDRGPDSRGVIEHLSTRPLPGCESVHLAGNHDRWLLDFLDDPGQGHAWLMNGGRATLASYGVGDVAKESRRQELQGLRDALDRVLPAHHRTFLQGLAYCHEEGDYFFAHAGVRPDVPLAEQEPADLLWIREEFLYSDADFGKVVVHGHTPTHTPEEYKNRIGVDTGAFMSNRLTALVLEGAKRRFLYAQVGGF
- a CDS encoding ActR/PrrA/RegA family redox response regulator transcription factor, with the protein product MNDMSPAVAELKERSLLIVDDDPPFLRRLARAMERRGFEVQIAESAAAGVAAARSKPAYAVVDLRLGDGSGLDVVATLREHRPDIRAIILTGYGNIATAVAAVKAGAIDYMPKPADADAIEAALLQTGEGPPPPPENPMSADRVRWEHIQRVYEQCERNVSETARRLRMHRRTLQRILAKHAPRE